The proteins below are encoded in one region of Silene latifolia isolate original U9 population chromosome 2, ASM4854445v1, whole genome shotgun sequence:
- the LOC141643811 gene encoding adenylosuccinate synthetase 2, chloroplastic-like gives MASTSAIRVDPNPVSFTGLTHRFTRPISYPCRVSSRTFRKTVECSSLKSAVVAESTQDSVSRITGLSQVSGVLGCQWGDEGKGKLVDILARHFDVVARCQGGANAGHTIYNSEGKKFALHLVPSGILNEETLCVIGNGVVVHLPGLFKEIDGLEANGVSCEGRILVSDRAHLLFDFHQEVDGLREAELAKSFIGTTKRGIGPCYSSKVTRNGIRVGDLRHMDTFPHKLEILLLDAASRFKDFKYSPEMLKEEVEKYKRFAERLEPYIADTVHVMNESISQKKKVLVEGGQATMLDIDFGTYPFVTSSSPSAGGISTGLGIAPRVIGDLVGVVKAYTTRVGSGPFPTENLGQGGDLLRFAGQEFGTTTGRPRRCGWLDIVALKFSCQINGFSSLNLTKLDVLSDLSEIQLGVAYTDVDGTPIKSFPGDLRVLERLKVEYEVLPGWQTDISLVRNYADLPLAARRYVERIEELVGVPIHYIGVGPGRDALIYK, from the exons ATGGCTTCCACATCCGCTATCCGAGTCGACCCGAACCCGGTCTCATTCACCGGGTTGACTCACCGTTTCACTCGTCCTATATCCTATCCTTGTCGCGTTTcctctagaacattccggaagaCGGTGGAATGTTCTTCGCTTAAGTCTGCCGTGGTGGCCGAGTCGACTCAGGACTCAGTGAGTCGAATCACCGGGTTGAGTCAAGTTTCTGGTGTGCTTGGTTGTCAGTGGGGTGATGAAGGGAAAGGCAAACTCGTTGATATTTTAGCGCGCCATTTTGATGTCGTCGCTCGTTGTCAG GGTGGAGCTAATGCTGGACATACCATCTACAACTCCGAGGGTAAAAAGTTTGCCCTTCATTTAGTTCCGTCTGGTATCCTTAACGAGGAAACCCTTTGCGTTATTGGAAATGGAGTTGTTGTGCACTTGCCTGGACTTTTCAAAGAAATTGATGGACTTGAGGCTAACGGGGTTTCTTGTGAGGGTCGTATATTGGTATCTGACCGTGCTCACTTGTTGTTTGACTTCCATCAAGAAGTTGATGGACTTAGAGAGGCTGAGCTAGCAAAATCTTTTATTGGGACGACAAAGAGAGGCATTGGGCCGTGTTATTCTAGCAAGGTGACTCGTAATGGCATAAGAGTAGGTGACCTTAGACACATGGATACTTTCCCTCACAAACTTGAAATTTTATTGTTGGACGCAGCCTCTAGATTTAAAGATTTCAAATACAGTCCAGAAATGTTGAAGGAAGAAGTTGAAAAGTACAAACGGTTTGCTGAGAGATTGGAGCCGTATATCGCTGATACTGTGCATGTCATGAATGAATCAATTTCTCAGAAGAAGAAGGTTTTGGTTGAAGGTGGCCAGGCTACTATGTTAGACATTGATTTTGGAACTTATCCGTTTGTAACTTCTTCGAGCCCGTCAGCTGGAGGAATTTCCACTGGTCTTGGAATTGCTCCCCGAGTTATCGGTGATCTAGTTGGAGTT GTGAAAGCATACACGACACGTGTTGGCTCTGGTCCCTTCCCTACAGAGAATTTAGGTCAGGGTGGTGACCTTCTTAGGTTTGCTGGTCAGGAGTTCGGGACTACAACTGGTCGTCCTCGTCGTTGTGGCTGGCTTGACATTGTTGCGTTAAAGTTTTCCTGCCAGATTAATGGGTTCTCATCTCTGAATCTCACAAAGCTAGATGTTCTATCGGATCTTTCTGAGATCCAGTTGGGGGTGGCTTACACAGATGTTGATGGTACACCTATCAAGTCATTCCCTGGTGATCTTCGTGTGCTTGAACGGTTGAAG GTGGAGTATGAGGTTCTTCCCGGGTGGCAGACAGACATATCCTTAGTAAGAAACTATGCGGATCTTCCATTGGCTGCTCGTCGTTATGTTGAGAGGATAGAAGAACTAGTCGGAGTGCCTATCCACTACATCGGAGTTGGTCCTGGTCGAGATGCCCTCATTTACAAGTAG
- the LOC141641797 gene encoding glutathione S-transferase 2-like yields MYSASSVKSKLQLYSTPRSSCSWRVRIALHLKGLDFEYKTINLLKGEQLTTEFQKLNPLNYVPVLVDEDIVVADSFAIIMYLEDKFPEIPLLPQDLQKKALNYQVANLVASNIQPFQNLAVLNYIEEKLGSDEKFSWAQHHIRKGFVALEKLLEACAGKYATGDEIALADLFLAPQIGYSKKFNIDLADFSLLRRLNDAYSELPAFQNAMPEKHPGA; encoded by the exons atgtactcc GCGAGCTCAGTGAAGTCGAAGCTCCAGCTCTACTCTACTCCTCGAAGCTCTTGTTCATGGCGTGTTCGTATTGCTCTTCATCTCAAAG GGCTGGATTTTGAGTATAAAACCATAAATTTGCTCAAAGGAGAACAATTGACTACTG AGTTTCAGAAACTAAATCCTCTTAACTATGTGCCCGTGTTGGTGGACGAGGATATTGTTGTCGCTGATTCCTTTGCAATTATAATG TATCTGGAAGACAAGTTTCCTGAAATTCCATTGTTGCCTCAGGACCTTCAGAAAAAAGCTCTTAATTACCAG GTTGCGAATCTTGTCGCCTCAAACATCCAGCCTTTTCAGAATCTCGCAGTGCTG AACTATATTGAAGAAAAACTTGGATCCGATGAGAAGTTTTCTTGGGCCCAACACCATATCAGGAAAGGCTTTGTCG CTTTAGAGAAGCTGTTAGAGGCGTGTGCTGGCAAATATGCTACGGGGGATGAAATCGCCTTG GCCGACTTGTTTCTGGCACCTCAGATAGGATATTCCAAGAAGTTCAATATAGACCTg GCGGACTTCTCACTATTGAGACGGTTGAATGACGCGTATTCTGAACTACCGGCGTTTCAAAATGCCATGCCCGAAAAACACCCAGGTGCTTGA